From the genome of Bifidobacterium asteroides, one region includes:
- the yicI gene encoding alpha-xylosidase codes for MKFLDGMWMVKKGFDVRYAANVYQAKIEPRKLTLYCPYGWPIHEAGQTVDGGIMTIEITSPRTDIITTRLINYRTDRSHCPAFGLNATDPDVIINEDDQGWTFTSGRLSLKVDKGDFPSFKYSFDGKVITSTGFRSKGMVVNPQGKVFMSDQMDLAVGEKIYGLGERFTSFVKNGQSVDIWNADGGTDTDQAYKNIPFYLSNKNYGLFVDSPDEVSFEVGSERVTRVQFSVPGQELAYSVIGGTDLKSVLNTYTDLTGKPPLVPDWSFGLWLSTSFTTDYDEKTVMEFVDGMTQRDIPLSVFHFDCRWMKELEWSNFIWDPDKFPDPERMLARLHDRGLKVCVWINPYIGQKSPLFDEGAAKGYFIRKTDGQVWQWDKWQAGMAIVDFTNPEATAWYQGKLRHLMDQGVDCFKTDFGERIPAEGVVFHDGSDPHIMHNYYSYLYNKAVYDLVAQVKGVDQAILFARSATAGCQQFPVHWGGDCWSNYPSMAESLRAGLSFGMSGFGYWSHDIAGFEDKPTPDLYKRWTQFGLLSSHSRYHGSREYKVPWLYGDEAVDVAREFTKLKLKLVPYLKKMAMETHETGLPMMRAMVLEFQNDPTCEDIDTQYMLGDDILVAPIFSEDGSARFYVPDAGGDQSGKPWTNLLTHKSYEPGRWYEETYDYHTLPVLVRPGTDPLAV; via the coding sequence ATGAAGTTTCTAGATGGCATGTGGATGGTCAAAAAAGGCTTTGATGTCCGTTACGCGGCCAATGTCTACCAGGCCAAGATCGAACCTAGAAAGCTTACCCTGTACTGTCCGTACGGTTGGCCCATCCATGAGGCTGGGCAAACGGTCGATGGCGGCATCATGACCATTGAGATAACCAGCCCCAGGACTGACATCATCACTACGCGTCTGATCAATTACCGGACGGATCGAAGCCATTGTCCGGCCTTCGGCCTGAATGCGACCGATCCGGATGTTATCATCAATGAAGATGATCAGGGTTGGACTTTCACTTCCGGACGCCTGAGTTTGAAAGTCGACAAGGGTGACTTCCCTTCGTTCAAATATTCTTTCGATGGCAAGGTTATAACCAGTACCGGCTTCCGCTCCAAGGGCATGGTGGTCAATCCCCAAGGTAAGGTCTTCATGTCCGACCAGATGGATCTGGCGGTCGGCGAGAAGATCTATGGCCTGGGCGAGCGCTTCACCAGTTTCGTCAAGAACGGCCAAAGTGTCGATATCTGGAATGCCGACGGAGGCACCGATACCGATCAGGCCTATAAAAACATCCCCTTTTATTTGAGCAATAAAAACTACGGACTCTTCGTCGACAGTCCTGACGAGGTCTCGTTCGAGGTTGGGTCGGAACGCGTCACCAGGGTCCAGTTCTCTGTGCCGGGTCAGGAGCTGGCCTATAGCGTCATCGGCGGCACAGACCTTAAATCCGTGCTGAACACCTACACTGATTTGACTGGGAAGCCGCCTCTGGTGCCCGACTGGAGCTTCGGTTTGTGGCTGTCGACCTCATTCACCACTGATTACGATGAGAAGACCGTGATGGAGTTCGTGGATGGCATGACCCAGCGAGACATCCCTTTGAGCGTCTTCCATTTTGACTGTCGGTGGATGAAGGAACTTGAGTGGAGCAACTTTATCTGGGACCCGGACAAGTTCCCTGATCCTGAGAGAATGTTGGCCAGGCTTCACGACCGCGGGCTGAAGGTCTGTGTTTGGATCAACCCTTACATAGGCCAGAAGTCGCCGCTCTTCGACGAAGGTGCTGCCAAAGGCTACTTCATCAGGAAAACCGATGGCCAAGTCTGGCAGTGGGACAAGTGGCAGGCGGGCATGGCCATTGTGGACTTTACCAATCCTGAGGCCACCGCCTGGTATCAAGGCAAGCTCAGGCACCTTATGGACCAGGGCGTGGATTGCTTCAAGACTGATTTCGGCGAGCGAATTCCTGCTGAAGGTGTCGTTTTCCACGACGGTTCGGATCCGCACATCATGCACAACTACTACAGCTACCTTTACAACAAGGCGGTCTATGATCTGGTTGCCCAGGTCAAGGGCGTCGACCAGGCCATCCTCTTCGCTCGCTCGGCCACGGCGGGGTGTCAGCAGTTCCCTGTGCATTGGGGCGGCGATTGCTGGTCCAACTATCCGTCCATGGCCGAATCCCTCCGGGCCGGCTTGTCCTTCGGCATGTCGGGCTTCGGCTACTGGAGTCATGATATCGCAGGATTCGAGGACAAGCCCACCCCTGACCTGTATAAGCGTTGGACCCAGTTCGGTCTTCTTTCCTCCCACTCTCGTTATCATGGATCCCGGGAGTACAAGGTGCCTTGGCTTTACGGCGACGAGGCTGTGGACGTGGCCCGAGAATTCACCAAGCTCAAACTCAAGTTGGTTCCTTACCTCAAAAAGATGGCCATGGAGACCCATGAGACTGGACTGCCCATGATGCGGGCTATGGTTCTTGAATTCCAGAACGATCCCACCTGCGAGGACATTGACACTCAATACATGCTGGGTGATGACATCCTGGTGGCCCCCATTTTCTCTGAGGATGGCAGCGCTCGCTTCTACGTGCCGGATGCCGGCGGCGACCAGTCAGGAAAGCCTTGGACTAATCTTCTCACTCACAAGAGCTATGAGCCAGGCCGTTGGTATGAGGAGACCTACGACTACCACACGCTGCCGGTTCTGGTTCGACCCGGTACGGATCCATTGGCTGTCTGA
- a CDS encoding glycoside hydrolase family 3 N-terminal domain-containing protein, which yields MNRKIDGRLCRSGSGEKARSVLAVALPLVMGAGNVAGKLFANVLDSYLGPGQLRIDRAPGTHGWDARYYQPVTDSLQTAKAASDHVSQEMANEGIVLLKNKDLLPLQEGTCITPFGRAYLDPAYAGTGAAATADRDRVTPAQALARHFSIDESACRAMQSAKTSYPKAAAGTRPLDADRNSLQAVMDKGRSAQIPEYDPSIYRNLEEWVTGTVGLVMIRRDGSEGIDKRTEPYEDGTRHYLALTKAELDTIDAAKRLCGAVVVALNTANPIELSPLMGGPHEVDAILWIGTVGSRGFDSFSDILAGAVNPSGRTTDTYPTDFTADPTFADFGEFHYNNASVTDRTLIGDLVPHGGFGTIDRPFVEYREGIYLGYRYYETAALEDSEFSYGQLDGKGAVESPGAVAYPFGYGLSYTSFRQTLDRVHLRDDGFIEARVSVTNIGSRPGKDVVELYYSAPYTEHDRAEHIEKSATVLAAFAKTGTLEPGGSQEVILAFLRDDMASYDYHHANEDGTIGAYVLEAGDYTIQLKANAHDLIDSATVTVDCTQIFQGQHLPAGDRLAQSSLDDEGRPMCKPESGTWRPISNHFESLNAYMDDPSVVQLTRSDWRGSQPRPIPKRTKAAPQSALDEFRRYERFDPRRDPMLGNGKTSQVHCDQDPVSGSKNRLSLIDLRAKSYADPGWQQLLDQIDWKKDRSDIQQLLFMAAYQTKDLFSLGKPMTVDKDGAMGWSIKGASSWAGANVMGATWNTDLLRRMGSCLGEEALHAGLNGWYAPGVNIHRSPFAGRVYEFYSEDGLLSGKLAAACIQGAGDKGVFSYLKHMALNDQESFRSEGLATWANEQAIREIYLKPFQIACREAVTAVPYLDAEGKRHRKVMRAATGIMSAQNLIGGVIGFGHRGMLTDILRGEWNFHGAVITDLFLSKSHAERDLALRAGSDMYMIQTPGFNAEDYDSPTARAVMRQAIHRILYMTVNSNAMNGVPPRSRLDVSPSPWKIGLIAADAVAVLAEGVLLSGGFLLRRHTHGRRGR from the coding sequence ATGAATAGAAAGATTGATGGCAGGCTGTGTCGATCTGGTTCCGGAGAAAAGGCCCGGTCGGTTCTGGCAGTGGCCCTGCCCTTGGTCATGGGAGCTGGGAACGTGGCTGGAAAACTGTTCGCTAACGTTTTGGACAGTTACCTTGGCCCAGGACAATTAAGAATTGACAGAGCTCCGGGGACCCATGGCTGGGACGCAAGGTACTACCAGCCTGTCACAGATTCGCTCCAGACGGCCAAGGCTGCCAGCGACCATGTCTCCCAGGAGATGGCCAACGAAGGCATCGTGCTTCTCAAGAACAAGGATCTCCTGCCCTTGCAGGAAGGTACCTGTATTACGCCTTTTGGCAGGGCCTATCTGGATCCAGCCTACGCTGGGACTGGGGCTGCCGCGACGGCCGACCGGGACCGGGTGACCCCGGCCCAGGCCCTTGCCCGGCATTTTTCAATTGACGAGAGCGCCTGCCGTGCCATGCAATCGGCTAAGACCTCCTATCCTAAAGCAGCTGCGGGCACCAGGCCCTTGGATGCCGACAGGAATTCCCTTCAGGCGGTCATGGACAAGGGCCGATCAGCCCAGATCCCGGAATATGATCCATCCATTTATAGGAACTTGGAAGAGTGGGTCACCGGAACGGTGGGACTGGTAATGATAAGGAGGGACGGGTCGGAAGGCATTGACAAACGGACAGAGCCCTATGAGGACGGGACCCGCCACTATCTGGCTCTGACCAAGGCTGAGCTGGATACCATCGACGCGGCTAAGCGGCTCTGCGGCGCAGTAGTGGTGGCTCTGAACACGGCCAACCCGATAGAGCTCAGTCCGTTGATGGGCGGCCCTCATGAAGTCGACGCCATCCTGTGGATCGGAACGGTCGGATCACGAGGATTTGACTCCTTCAGCGACATTCTGGCCGGCGCGGTCAACCCATCGGGAAGGACGACCGATACCTACCCCACCGATTTCACTGCAGATCCTACTTTTGCTGACTTCGGTGAGTTCCACTACAACAACGCCTCTGTTACCGATCGGACCCTTATCGGCGATTTGGTGCCCCATGGCGGCTTCGGAACCATCGACAGGCCTTTTGTCGAATACCGGGAAGGCATCTACCTGGGATACCGGTATTATGAGACCGCAGCCCTTGAAGACTCGGAGTTCAGTTATGGACAACTGGACGGCAAAGGAGCAGTGGAGTCGCCGGGCGCCGTAGCATATCCTTTCGGCTATGGCCTGAGCTATACCAGCTTCCGACAGACGCTTGACCGTGTGCACCTGCGCGATGACGGCTTCATTGAAGCAAGAGTGAGTGTAACCAACATCGGTTCGCGACCGGGCAAGGACGTGGTGGAGCTATATTATTCGGCTCCTTATACCGAGCATGACAGAGCAGAGCATATCGAGAAATCCGCCACAGTCCTGGCTGCCTTCGCCAAAACCGGGACCCTTGAGCCCGGAGGCAGCCAAGAGGTTATACTCGCCTTTCTGCGTGATGACATGGCTTCATATGACTATCATCATGCCAACGAAGACGGCACCATTGGTGCCTATGTACTTGAGGCGGGCGACTATACGATCCAGCTGAAGGCCAATGCTCACGATCTGATCGACTCGGCCACGGTAACAGTTGATTGCACTCAGATTTTTCAAGGGCAGCATCTTCCGGCGGGCGACCGTCTGGCGCAGTCCTCGCTTGATGACGAGGGAAGACCCATGTGCAAGCCGGAGTCGGGCACATGGAGGCCGATCAGCAACCACTTCGAAAGCCTGAACGCCTACATGGATGATCCCTCAGTGGTGCAGCTGACGCGGAGCGATTGGAGAGGAAGCCAGCCGCGACCTATTCCAAAGCGCACCAAGGCTGCCCCTCAGTCTGCCTTGGACGAGTTCAGACGGTATGAACGGTTTGATCCCCGCCGCGACCCGATGCTGGGCAATGGGAAGACCAGTCAGGTCCATTGCGACCAGGATCCGGTCAGTGGCAGTAAGAACCGTTTGTCGCTGATCGATCTGCGGGCCAAATCTTACGCTGATCCGGGCTGGCAGCAGCTTCTGGATCAGATCGACTGGAAAAAGGACAGGAGCGATATCCAACAGCTGCTGTTCATGGCCGCCTACCAGACCAAGGATCTTTTCTCTCTGGGCAAGCCCATGACCGTCGACAAGGACGGGGCCATGGGCTGGAGTATCAAGGGAGCATCTTCCTGGGCCGGAGCCAATGTGATGGGCGCCACCTGGAACACGGACCTTCTTCGGCGTATGGGCTCCTGCCTGGGCGAGGAGGCGCTGCATGCCGGGCTGAATGGATGGTACGCGCCTGGCGTCAACATACACCGTTCCCCCTTTGCCGGGCGCGTCTACGAATTCTATTCCGAGGACGGTCTCCTGTCCGGCAAGCTGGCGGCCGCCTGCATTCAGGGGGCTGGGGATAAGGGCGTGTTCAGCTACCTCAAGCACATGGCGCTCAACGATCAGGAAAGCTTCCGCTCAGAGGGGCTGGCCACCTGGGCCAATGAACAGGCGATTCGGGAGATCTACCTCAAACCCTTCCAGATCGCTTGCCGGGAAGCCGTCACTGCCGTGCCCTACCTGGATGCCGAGGGTAAACGGCATAGGAAGGTCATGCGAGCTGCGACCGGGATCATGTCTGCGCAGAACCTGATTGGAGGTGTCATTGGTTTCGGCCACCGGGGCATGCTCACGGATATTCTGCGTGGCGAATGGAACTTTCATGGGGCGGTCATCACCGACCTCTTCCTGTCCAAGTCCCATGCGGAGCGAGACCTGGCCTTGCGTGCCGGCAGCGACATGTACATGATCCAGACACCGGGATTCAATGCCGAGGATTATGACAGCCCGACTGCGAGGGCCGTCATGCGTCAGGCCATCCATCGGATACTCTATATGACGGTCAATTCCAATGCCATGAACGGGGTTCCCCCTCGGTCGCGTCTCGACGTGTCGCCAAGTCCCTGGAAAATTGGCCTGATTGCAGCGGATGCGGTGGCCGTCCTGGCGGAAGGGGTCCTGCTGTCAGGAGGATTCCTGCTAAGACGCCATACTCATGGTCGGCGCGGGAGGTAA
- a CDS encoding DedA family protein produces MGFIHWLINLLKDPRSAIAGWIAMGLVPTYAFIFLIVFIETGVVFMPFLPGDSLLFAAGVFAHDPTSGMALDILLPVVCLAPILGDQSNYFIGHFFGRAIIRSGRVKALTPERLAKTEGMIDKWGPLAVFLGRFFPFIRTFMPFISGISGMKWSRFTPFSVLGGLVWSTLFTLLGYFFGGITAVQEHFELVIILILLISVLPTVIGLLKARFGKKRENASE; encoded by the coding sequence ATGGGATTCATACACTGGCTCATCAACCTACTCAAAGATCCGCGCAGCGCCATCGCGGGGTGGATTGCCATGGGACTGGTGCCCACATATGCATTCATCTTCCTGATCGTCTTCATCGAGACGGGCGTGGTCTTCATGCCCTTTCTGCCCGGTGATTCCCTCCTATTCGCTGCCGGCGTCTTCGCACACGACCCCACCAGCGGAATGGCATTGGATATCCTCCTGCCCGTCGTCTGTTTGGCCCCGATCCTCGGCGACCAGAGCAACTACTTCATAGGGCACTTTTTCGGACGGGCCATTATCAGGTCAGGCAGAGTGAAGGCCCTGACCCCGGAGCGGCTGGCCAAAACAGAGGGGATGATAGATAAGTGGGGACCCTTGGCCGTTTTCTTGGGCCGCTTCTTCCCCTTCATCAGAACCTTCATGCCCTTCATCTCGGGAATCTCAGGAATGAAGTGGAGCCGGTTCACCCCCTTCAGCGTTCTTGGAGGCCTGGTCTGGTCTACCCTCTTCACCCTCCTGGGCTACTTCTTCGGTGGCATCACGGCCGTCCAAGAGCATTTCGAACTGGTCATCATCCTTATTCTGCTCATATCGGTTCTACCCACGGTCATCGGCCTGCTCAAGGCCCGATTCGGCAAAAAACGCGAGAACGCGTCGGAATAA
- a CDS encoding ABC transporter permease subunit — protein MGLQWFEMMIQNPAQLRAVWQVLINTFAISGLNILTSMFPLFFAIALNEIKARWFKNVIQTLTTLPNFISWVLVYAVAFAMFSSSGMVNETLMNLHLITDPIKFLDSDSHTWLKMLAWSLWKGLGWGSIMYLAGIAGIDPELYEAAEVDGANRFQQIIHVTIPQLMPIYFVLLLLSVSNFLNNGMDQYFVFQNAFNLKHIQVLDLYVYNVGMGQNSLSLATAISMLKSLVSVVLLLSVNTLSKRVRGESII, from the coding sequence GTGGGCCTCCAGTGGTTCGAGATGATGATCCAGAACCCCGCCCAGCTCCGTGCGGTCTGGCAGGTGCTCATCAACACCTTCGCAATCAGCGGCCTGAATATCCTGACCAGCATGTTCCCCCTCTTCTTCGCCATCGCCCTCAACGAGATAAAGGCCCGTTGGTTCAAGAACGTCATCCAGACTTTGACTACCCTGCCCAACTTCATCAGCTGGGTCCTGGTCTACGCCGTGGCATTCGCCATGTTCTCCTCCTCCGGCATGGTCAACGAGACCCTGATGAACCTCCACCTGATCACAGACCCCATAAAGTTCCTTGATTCCGACTCGCACACCTGGCTGAAGATGCTGGCCTGGAGTCTGTGGAAGGGGCTGGGCTGGGGGTCCATCATGTACTTGGCGGGCATCGCAGGCATTGATCCGGAGCTTTACGAGGCCGCCGAAGTGGACGGCGCCAACCGGTTCCAGCAGATCATCCATGTGACGATTCCGCAGTTGATGCCCATCTACTTCGTTCTCCTGCTCCTGTCGGTTTCCAACTTCCTGAACAATGGGATGGACCAGTACTTCGTCTTCCAGAACGCCTTCAACCTCAAGCACATCCAGGTGCTTGACCTCTATGTCTACAACGTGGGCATGGGCCAGAACAGCCTCTCTCTCGCTACTGCCATATCCATGCTGAAATCCCTGGTCAGCGTAGTCCTTTTACTGAGTGTCAACACACTGTCCAAACGTGTGCGCGGCGAGTCGATCATCTGA
- a CDS encoding carbohydrate ABC transporter permease, producing MSDAIDTSAKTLDGSHLIRRSGGEKVYNVFNIAFFILFAFICAYPFYYLIINSISDNDASAAGDVNWIPKGFHLENYKAVFKLEGLGDAAMVSLGRTVIGTALTVMASAFLGFMFTQKKMWHRSFWYRFVIITMYFNAGLIPMFITMKNLGLTNNFWVYILPAIVQPFNIILVKTYIESIPSSLQEAAEVDGAGTLTVFRKIILPMCTPILATVAIFSAVGQWNSFQDTLLYMSDFKLYSLQYVLYLYINQAAALASSVKASGTGSALNAAAMATQQTPTSIRMTVAVIVVLPILFVYPFFQRYFVKGMMLGAVKG from the coding sequence ATGAGTGACGCCATCGATACATCCGCCAAGACCCTGGACGGGTCCCATCTGATTCGCAGATCAGGGGGAGAGAAGGTCTACAATGTTTTCAACATTGCCTTCTTTATCCTCTTCGCCTTCATCTGTGCATATCCCTTCTACTACCTGATCATCAACAGCATCTCCGACAATGATGCGAGTGCGGCTGGTGATGTCAACTGGATCCCCAAGGGCTTCCACCTGGAGAATTACAAGGCCGTATTCAAGCTGGAGGGCCTGGGGGATGCTGCCATGGTCTCTCTGGGGCGTACCGTGATCGGCACGGCCCTGACCGTCATGGCCAGCGCCTTCCTGGGCTTTATGTTCACTCAGAAGAAGATGTGGCACCGGTCCTTCTGGTATCGGTTCGTCATCATCACCATGTACTTCAATGCCGGCCTGATTCCCATGTTCATTACGATGAAGAACCTGGGTCTGACCAACAACTTCTGGGTGTACATCCTGCCGGCCATCGTGCAGCCCTTCAACATCATCCTGGTGAAGACCTACATCGAATCCATCCCCTCCTCCCTCCAGGAGGCGGCCGAGGTGGACGGCGCCGGCACCCTGACCGTCTTCAGAAAGATAATACTGCCCATGTGCACGCCGATCCTGGCCACGGTGGCCATCTTCTCGGCCGTGGGCCAGTGGAATTCCTTCCAGGACACCCTGCTTTACATGTCGGATTTCAAGCTCTACTCCCTGCAGTATGTGCTCTACCTCTACATCAACCAGGCAGCCGCTTTGGCTTCCTCGGTCAAGGCCAGCGGCACGGGCAGCGCTCTGAATGCGGCCGCCATGGCCACACAGCAGACCCCGACCTCGATCCGCATGACTGTCGCTGTGATCGTGGTCCTGCCCATCCTCTTCGTCTATCCTTTCTTCCAGCGTTACTTCGTCAAGGGCATGATGCTCGGCGCCGTCAAGGGGTGA
- a CDS encoding extracellular solute-binding protein, whose product MSLKKKASMAMALTLSLALALAGCGGGGSNEGADDKGLMEVEVFSMSATAQGEQQGWFAKILKDKFNMKMKVVAPAQTGNAETIFQTRAATGNLGDLILTNTDNGRLEKLVKANLIADMTPYMKNEKHLKQFPGALDRVTKVAGKDGIWGAPSDVATQSPSKPSAGDEPGTAPHIRWDYYREVGYPQMNNLDDFLNVLKLMQDKAREKTGKRDIYALSLFKDWDQEMMKYPMDMASWYGYNSMNTVLTRADGKDDQPVTKEGGIYEQMLRFLNKASRMGLVDPDSSTQTWDNISQKVHQGKVLADIWSWLGQPAVNTVGNKAKGIGFMLAPVPGLKVYVDGFMPDGHDPVIAVGAKAKNKQRLVDFIDWLYSPEGVYATATGAQGQACPEKMCWERTKDGNKMTDLGVKAMFGLAAEGDSSGSQQVPDEFGGGQYGKGVSMMHFTGIHKNDIDPTTKETYNPQLWRSELAKPDALRDDWSAHMGGAKTALEWLQNHDEAMVAVGAGFVAPTDDSSIKALRGQVKSEVVSQSWKAVYAKDDNEFNTILKTMRDNLKGLGYEQVEKIDMANAKAQTKARQEIVKEWEAQHGR is encoded by the coding sequence ATGTCCCTCAAGAAGAAGGCATCAATGGCGATGGCCTTGACCCTGTCCCTGGCTTTGGCCCTTGCAGGCTGCGGCGGTGGGGGCAGCAACGAGGGGGCCGACGACAAGGGCCTGATGGAGGTGGAGGTGTTCTCCATGTCCGCCACCGCCCAGGGGGAGCAGCAGGGTTGGTTTGCCAAGATACTCAAGGACAAGTTCAATATGAAGATGAAGGTGGTGGCCCCTGCTCAGACAGGTAATGCGGAGACCATCTTCCAGACTAGGGCGGCCACAGGCAACCTGGGCGACCTGATTTTGACCAACACAGACAACGGTCGTCTGGAGAAGCTGGTCAAGGCCAACCTGATTGCCGATATGACCCCTTACATGAAGAACGAGAAACACCTCAAGCAGTTCCCGGGTGCCCTGGACAGGGTCACCAAGGTGGCGGGCAAGGATGGCATCTGGGGGGCCCCGTCCGATGTGGCCACCCAGTCCCCCTCCAAACCCTCCGCCGGTGACGAGCCAGGCACGGCCCCCCACATCCGCTGGGATTATTACCGCGAGGTGGGTTACCCCCAGATGAACAATCTGGATGACTTCCTCAACGTTCTCAAGCTCATGCAGGACAAGGCCCGTGAGAAAACCGGGAAGAGAGACATCTACGCCCTCAGCCTCTTCAAGGACTGGGACCAGGAAATGATGAAGTATCCGATGGATATGGCCTCCTGGTACGGGTACAATTCCATGAACACGGTCCTTACCCGGGCCGACGGGAAGGACGACCAGCCTGTCACCAAGGAGGGCGGCATCTACGAGCAGATGTTGCGTTTCCTCAACAAGGCCTCCCGGATGGGCCTGGTGGATCCGGATTCCTCCACTCAGACTTGGGATAACATCTCCCAGAAGGTCCACCAGGGCAAGGTTTTGGCTGATATCTGGAGCTGGCTAGGCCAGCCGGCGGTCAACACCGTGGGTAATAAGGCCAAGGGGATTGGATTCATGCTGGCCCCCGTACCTGGCCTGAAGGTCTACGTGGACGGGTTCATGCCCGACGGTCACGACCCGGTCATCGCCGTGGGTGCCAAGGCCAAGAACAAGCAGCGCCTGGTCGACTTCATTGACTGGCTCTACTCGCCCGAGGGTGTCTACGCCACGGCCACCGGCGCCCAGGGACAGGCCTGCCCAGAGAAGATGTGCTGGGAGCGGACCAAGGACGGCAACAAGATGACCGACCTGGGCGTCAAGGCCATGTTCGGCCTGGCAGCCGAGGGAGACTCGAGCGGAAGCCAGCAGGTGCCTGACGAGTTCGGCGGCGGCCAGTACGGCAAGGGAGTGTCGATGATGCACTTCACCGGCATCCACAAGAACGACATCGACCCAACCACCAAGGAGACCTATAACCCCCAGCTGTGGAGGTCCGAGCTGGCCAAGCCCGATGCCCTGAGGGATGACTGGTCCGCTCACATGGGCGGTGCCAAGACCGCTCTGGAGTGGCTGCAGAATCACGACGAGGCCATGGTCGCCGTTGGGGCGGGCTTCGTGGCCCCGACCGATGACTCATCCATCAAGGCCCTGCGCGGCCAGGTCAAGTCCGAGGTTGTTTCCCAGTCTTGGAAGGCTGTCTACGCCAAGGATGACAACGAGTTCAACACCATCCTGAAGACCATGAGAGACAACCTGAAGGGGCTTGGCTACGAGCAGGTCGAGAAGATCGACATGGCCAACGCCAAGGCTCAGACCAAGGCGCGTCAGGAGATCGTCAAGGAATGGGAGGCACAGCACGGCAGGTGA